In the genome of Cronobacter malonaticus LMG 23826, one region contains:
- a CDS encoding YpfN family protein — protein MEWLGKYWWVLVLVFLLGVLLNVIKDLKRVDHKKFMDNRPELPPHRDFNDKWDDEDDWPKKK, from the coding sequence ATGGAATGGCTTGGAAAATATTGGTGGGTGCTGGTGCTGGTGTTTCTGCTCGGCGTCCTGCTGAACGTGATTAAAGATTTAAAACGGGTGGATCATAAGAAGTTTATGGACAACCGCCCGGAACTCCCGCCCCACCGCGATTTTAACGATAAGTGGGACGACGAAGACGACTGGCCGAAGAAGAAGTAA
- the purC gene encoding phosphoribosylaminoimidazolesuccinocarboxamide synthase codes for MQKQAELYRGKAKTVYSTENPDLLVLEFRNDTSAGDGARIEQFDRKGMVNNKFNYFIMSKLAEAGIPTQMERLLSDTEALVKKLDMVPVECVIRNRAAGSLVKRLGIEEGIELNPPLFDLFLKNDAMHDPMVNESYCETFGWVSQENLARMKELTYKANDVLKKLFDDAGLILVDFKLEFGLFNGEVTLGDEFSPDGARLWDKQTMDKMDKDRFRQSLGGLIEAYEEVARRLGVNLD; via the coding sequence ATGCAAAAGCAAGCTGAGTTGTATCGTGGCAAAGCGAAAACCGTATACAGCACGGAAAATCCGGATCTGTTGGTGCTCGAGTTCCGCAATGATACGTCAGCAGGCGACGGCGCCCGCATTGAGCAGTTTGACCGTAAGGGAATGGTGAACAACAAGTTTAACTATTTCATCATGAGCAAACTGGCCGAAGCGGGTATCCCGACGCAAATGGAACGGCTGCTTTCTGATACCGAAGCGCTGGTGAAAAAGCTCGATATGGTGCCGGTGGAGTGCGTTATCCGCAACCGCGCGGCGGGATCGCTGGTGAAGCGTCTCGGCATTGAAGAGGGCATCGAACTCAATCCGCCGCTGTTCGATCTGTTCCTGAAAAACGACGCGATGCACGACCCGATGGTTAACGAATCCTACTGCGAAACCTTCGGCTGGGTGAGCCAGGAAAACCTCGCGCGCATGAAAGAGCTGACCTACAAAGCCAACGATGTGCTGAAAAAGCTCTTTGACGACGCGGGGCTCATTCTGGTCGACTTCAAGCTGGAGTTTGGTCTTTTCAACGGCGAAGTGACGCTGGGCGATGAGTTCTCGCCGGACGGCGCGCGTCTGTGGGATAAACAAACCATGGACAAAATGGACAAAGACCGCTTCCGTCAGAGCCTGGGCGGCCTTATCGAAGCCTATGAAGAAGTCGCGCGCCGTCTTGGCGTGAATCTCGACTAA
- a CDS encoding neutral zinc metallopeptidase produces the protein MRWQGRRESDNVEDRRNSSSPMMGGRGFRLPAGKGGLVLLVVVVVASYYGVDLTGLLTGGAPVSQQASRSISPNEDEAAKFTSVILGTTEESWGQQFQKMGRTYQEPKLVMYRGATRTGCGTGQSVMGPFYCPADSTVYIDLSFYDEMKEKLGAGGDFAQGYVIAHEVGHHVQKLLGIEPKVRQLQQNASQTEVNRLSVRLELQADCFAGVWGNAMQKEGVLETGDLQEALNAAQAIGDDRLQQQSQGRVVPDSFTHGTSEQRYSWFKRGFDSGDPAQCNTFGNAL, from the coding sequence ATGCGTTGGCAAGGACGTCGCGAAAGCGACAACGTTGAAGACAGAAGAAACAGCAGTTCGCCGATGATGGGCGGGCGCGGATTCCGCCTGCCTGCCGGGAAGGGCGGGCTGGTACTGCTGGTGGTGGTCGTCGTCGCGAGTTATTACGGTGTCGATCTCACCGGGCTTCTCACCGGCGGCGCGCCGGTCAGCCAGCAGGCGTCGCGCTCCATCAGCCCGAACGAAGACGAAGCGGCGAAATTCACCTCGGTTATTCTCGGCACCACCGAAGAGAGCTGGGGCCAGCAGTTCCAGAAAATGGGCCGTACTTATCAGGAGCCGAAACTGGTGATGTACCGCGGTGCCACCCGCACCGGCTGCGGCACCGGCCAGTCGGTGATGGGCCCGTTCTACTGCCCGGCGGACAGCACCGTGTATATCGATCTCTCCTTCTATGACGAAATGAAAGAGAAACTTGGCGCGGGCGGCGATTTCGCGCAGGGCTACGTCATCGCTCACGAAGTGGGCCACCATGTGCAGAAGCTGCTCGGCATTGAGCCGAAAGTGCGTCAGCTTCAGCAAAACGCCTCTCAGACCGAAGTGAACCGCCTCTCGGTGCGCCTGGAGTTACAGGCGGACTGTTTTGCGGGCGTCTGGGGCAATGCGATGCAGAAAGAGGGCGTGCTGGAAACCGGCGATTTGCAGGAGGCGCTGAACGCCGCGCAGGCGATCGGCGATGACCGCCTTCAGCAGCAGAGCCAGGGGCGCGTGGTACCGGACAGCTTTACCCACGGCACATCCGAGCAGCGTTATAGCTGGTTTAAACGCGGTTTTGACAGCGGCGACCCGGCCCAGTGCAACACCTTTGGCAATGCGCTGTAA
- a CDS encoding tRNA(Met) cytidine acetyltransferase TmcA produces MAAAGIRRLLVLSGDEFWCSQQAQQLANALPGDWLWVGTAPEMALKGAPGAINTLLGREYLHAVFDARSGFDAAAFAALAGTLKAGSWLVLLAPPWKAWPARVDNDSCRWSDSREPIATPHFIHHLQRLFLDDPDVICWRQEQPLPLSPSAPRPRWHPACGEPQQEQARLLDELLTTTNGVTAITAARGRGKSALAGMFIRALPGRALVTAPSRASADVIAVHAGEKFVFMAPDALLAALEDGTLTPCDWLVIDEAAALPGPVLQKLVRAFPATLLTSTVQGYEGTGRGFLLKFCAGIDGLRYRTLSTPVRWAQDDPLERLVSQALLFDDDDFAHTPAGDVRFYPVYQDDWHTRPDRAAALYRLLAGAHYRTSPLDLRRMMDAPNQSFIAAEAGGEAVGALWLVAEGGLDTALSQAVWAGYRRPRGNLVAQSLAAHGGDPLAATLVGLRVSRVAVHPGRQREGTGRQLIEQARAQAPDGCDYLSVSFGYTPALWRFWQRCGFTLVRFGSHREASSGCYNAMALVALSEAGARLVREEHQRLGRDAAMLQRWVDETLPLTPVPQATLNDDDWLALAGFAFAHRPLETSFGPLYRLLEASPQTLQALRGRLELQMPVDALCRKLGLSGRKALLAALRQETALALDSLDAPRAATLNAQLMQWQFFH; encoded by the coding sequence ATGGCGGCGGCGGGCATTCGTCGCCTGCTGGTGCTAAGCGGCGATGAGTTCTGGTGCTCGCAGCAGGCGCAACAGCTGGCGAATGCTCTCCCTGGCGACTGGCTGTGGGTAGGCACCGCGCCGGAGATGGCGCTCAAAGGCGCGCCTGGCGCTATCAATACGCTGCTCGGGCGCGAATACCTGCATGCGGTCTTTGACGCCCGCAGCGGTTTTGACGCCGCGGCGTTTGCCGCGCTCGCCGGCACGTTGAAAGCCGGCAGCTGGCTGGTGCTGCTGGCACCACCGTGGAAGGCCTGGCCCGCGCGCGTGGATAACGACTCCTGCCGCTGGAGCGACAGCCGGGAGCCCATCGCCACCCCGCATTTTATTCATCATCTTCAGCGGCTTTTTCTTGATGATCCGGACGTGATTTGCTGGCGTCAGGAGCAGCCGTTACCGTTAAGCCCGTCTGCGCCGCGCCCACGCTGGCACCCGGCCTGCGGCGAGCCGCAGCAGGAGCAGGCGCGGCTACTGGATGAGCTGTTAACCACCACTAATGGCGTGACGGCAATCACCGCCGCGCGCGGTCGCGGCAAATCGGCCCTCGCCGGCATGTTTATTCGCGCGCTGCCGGGCAGAGCGCTGGTAACCGCGCCGTCGCGCGCCTCGGCGGACGTTATCGCCGTACACGCGGGCGAGAAATTTGTCTTCATGGCACCAGACGCGCTGCTGGCTGCGCTTGAGGATGGCACGCTCACTCCCTGCGACTGGCTGGTCATTGATGAAGCCGCGGCGCTCCCGGGCCCGGTGCTGCAAAAGCTGGTGCGGGCGTTTCCCGCCACGCTTCTGACCAGTACCGTGCAGGGCTATGAAGGCACCGGGCGCGGTTTCTTGCTGAAATTCTGCGCGGGCATCGACGGCCTGCGCTACCGCACGCTGAGTACGCCGGTGCGCTGGGCGCAGGACGATCCGCTGGAGCGGCTGGTCAGTCAGGCGCTGCTGTTTGACGATGACGATTTTGCGCACACGCCCGCAGGCGACGTTCGCTTTTATCCGGTTTATCAGGACGATTGGCACACCCGGCCCGATCGCGCGGCCGCGCTGTATCGGCTGCTGGCAGGCGCTCACTATCGCACCTCGCCGCTCGATCTGCGCCGGATGATGGATGCGCCGAATCAATCTTTCATCGCCGCCGAAGCGGGCGGCGAGGCCGTCGGCGCGCTGTGGTTAGTGGCGGAAGGCGGTCTTGATACGGCGCTGAGCCAGGCGGTGTGGGCCGGTTATCGCCGTCCGCGCGGCAACCTGGTGGCGCAGTCGCTGGCGGCGCACGGCGGCGATCCGCTCGCGGCCACGCTTGTTGGTCTTCGCGTTAGCCGCGTGGCGGTGCATCCGGGTCGCCAGCGTGAAGGCACCGGACGCCAGTTGATTGAGCAGGCGCGCGCGCAGGCGCCTGACGGCTGTGATTATCTTTCCGTGAGTTTTGGTTATACGCCTGCGCTGTGGCGCTTCTGGCAGCGCTGCGGTTTTACGCTGGTGCGTTTTGGCAGCCATCGCGAGGCCAGCAGCGGCTGCTATAACGCGATGGCGCTCGTGGCGCTGAGTGAGGCGGGCGCGCGGCTTGTGCGTGAAGAACACCAGCGGCTGGGGCGCGATGCGGCGATGCTTCAGCGCTGGGTGGATGAAACGCTGCCGCTAACGCCCGTCCCCCAGGCTACCCTTAATGATGATGACTGGTTAGCGCTCGCGGGATTCGCGTTCGCGCATCGTCCGCTGGAAACCTCTTTCGGTCCGCTCTACCGGCTGCTTGAGGCGAGCCCGCAGACGTTGCAGGCGCTGCGCGGGCGGCTGGAGCTGCAAATGCCGGTGGACGCGCTCTGCCGTAAGCTCGGGCTTTCCGGGCGTAAAGCGTTGCTCGCCGCGCTGCGTCAGGAAACCGCGCTGGCGCTGGATTCGCTTGATGCGCCGCGTGCCGCGACCTTAAACGCGCAACTTATGCAATGGCAATTTTTCCACTAA
- the ypfH gene encoding esterase yields the protein MRHDHFVVQSPELPARQLLLLFHGVGDNPVAMGEIGSYFAPLFPDALVVSVGGPAPSGPAPGREWFSVQGVTESNRQQRVDEIMPTFIDTVRHWQRESGVGPAATALIGFSQGAIMVLEGVKAAPGLASRVIAFNGRFAELPTAATTATTVHLIHGEEDEVIDSRYAQAAADALLRAGGDVTLDIVEDLGHAIDNRSMQLALDHLRYTVPKHYFDEALSGGKPGDDDVIQMM from the coding sequence ATGAGACATGATCATTTTGTGGTTCAGAGCCCTGAACTGCCTGCCAGACAACTGCTGCTGCTGTTCCACGGCGTCGGGGATAACCCGGTGGCCATGGGCGAAATAGGCAGCTATTTCGCGCCGCTGTTCCCGGATGCGCTGGTGGTGAGCGTGGGCGGCCCTGCGCCGAGCGGTCCGGCACCGGGAAGAGAGTGGTTTTCCGTGCAGGGCGTCACCGAATCCAACCGCCAGCAGCGGGTGGATGAGATAATGCCTACATTCATCGACACCGTGCGCCACTGGCAGCGTGAAAGCGGCGTCGGCCCGGCCGCCACAGCGCTGATCGGCTTTTCACAGGGCGCGATTATGGTGCTGGAAGGGGTAAAAGCCGCGCCTGGCCTGGCTTCTCGCGTCATCGCGTTTAACGGACGCTTCGCTGAGCTGCCGACGGCGGCGACAACCGCCACCACGGTGCATCTGATCCACGGCGAAGAGGATGAAGTGATCGATTCCCGCTACGCTCAGGCGGCGGCGGATGCGCTGCTGCGCGCCGGTGGCGACGTCACGCTCGACATCGTTGAGGATCTGGGGCATGCAATCGATAACCGCAGCATGCAATTAGCGCTCGATCATCTGCGCTATACCGTGCCGAAGCACTATTTTGATGAGGCGTTAAGCGGCGGTAAGCCTGGCGATGACGATGTGATTCAGATGATGTAA